The proteins below come from a single Mya arenaria isolate MELC-2E11 chromosome 8, ASM2691426v1 genomic window:
- the LOC128245050 gene encoding cholinesterase 2-like — protein MVKGLVFSLLCFALICVTVAQQVTVDTYVGSIIGERIEGTFNGSSYYVTRFLGIPYAESTEGYGRFMKPTRKADFDVPFNATTPGHPCPQVVQNGIDMEFSEDCLNLNIFVPDGAIGGTEPKAVMVWIYGGAFQVGLQDLYMTSALSGINDVIYVTMNYRVGAFGFLASKEYGMYGNYGLWDQHTAIKWVSDNIKAFGGDTNRVTIFGESAGSASVIYQTNYDGNWGLFQRAIGESGSVGPNWSYSSDPDKQFEEFIERIGCNDKAMDGETISCLQSVPWSVIREKIRNTDMFKPVQDDDFIRFDPGQMFHDDRMSTSMFGDLDILMGQNTNEGGLTLTAIAPFIQQTLDDIESGMSESQFAQYMNALFLVHNITASDALIASLRHLYTDWNNPDDPTTLRSAVLHYAMDVDFTTAIIQRLKSHAHSGGTGNTYMYVFDHRPSYSTAPEWLQGANHADEIGYVLGFPGPNGDVAPYLPAQDVQLALDVMKYWTNFAKTGDPNVMDGSLTFWPVYEPEDATYIHLAAGKAEYQTGTHFRREQVNYWTHVVPAILKMSENSGGGGWDPCVAGGEAIWPTLFLLCSALIVLFVM, from the exons ATGGTAAAAGGACTTGTTTTCAGTTTGTTGTGTTTTGCACTAATATGTGTAACTGTCGCGCAACAAGTTACCGTCGATACCTATGTGGGTTCTATAATTGGAGAGAGGATTGAGGGCACGTTTAATGGATCCTCGTACTACGTGACCAGATTCCTCGGTATACCTTATGCTGAATCAACGGAAGGATATGGGCGGTTTATGAAGCCCACCAGAAAGGCTGATTTTGACGTACCATTTAATGCAACAACACCAGGGCACCCATGTCCTCAAGTGGTTCAGAACGGCATTGATATGGAATTCAGTGAGGACTgtttaaatctaaatatatttgtGCCTGATGGAGCCATTGGCGGGACGGAACCGAAAGCTGTCATGGTATGGATCTATGGAGGAGCTTTTCAGGTTGGATTACAAGATTTGTACATGACGTCAGCGCTTTCAGGGATTAATGACGTAATTTATGTCACTATGAATTACCGAGTCGGTGCGTTTGGCTTCTTGGCCAGTAAAGAGTACGGTATGTACGGCAACTACGGACTATGGGATCAACACACAGCTATCAAGTGGGTCAGCGACAATATCAAGGCCTTCGGTGGTGATACTAACAGGGTGACTATATTTGGAGAGTCGGCAGGCTCGGCTTCCGtcatttatcaaacaaattacGATGGGAACTGGGGCCTTTTCCAGAGGGCCATCGGAGAGAGCGGATCGGTCGGCCCAAACTGGAGCTATTCAAGTGATCCCGACAAGCAGTTTGAGGAGTTCATTGAACGTATAGGATGCAATGATAAGGCCATGGATGGGGAAACGATCAGTTGTTTACAATCAGTTCCATGGTCTGTTATTCGAGAAAAGATCAGAAATACAGATATGTTTAAACCAGTTCAAGACGATGACTTTATTCGTTTCGACCCAGGACAAATGTTTCATGACGACCGAATGTCGACGTCAATGTTTGGTGACTTGGACATCCTGATGGGCCAAAACACGAATGAAGGTGGATTGACGTTGACAGCAATTGCGCCATTTATCCAACAGACACTAGATGACATAGAGAGTGGGATGTCCGAATCCCAATTTGCCCAGTACATGAATGCATTGTTCTTGGTCCATAATATCACGGCATCTGACGCGCTCATTGCATCTTTGAGACACCTGTACACCGACTGGAACAATCCAGATGACCCAACAACACTGAGAAGTGCTGTACTCCACTATGCAATGGACGTTGACTTTACGACTGCCATAATCCAGAGGTTGAAATCGCACGCACATTCTGGTGGCACCGGAAACACCTATATGTACGTCTTCGACCACAGACCATCTTATTCCACGGCACCTGAATGGCTGCAAGGTGCGAACCATGCAGATGAAATCGGTTATGTTCTTGGCTTCCCTGGTCCTAACGGAGACGTAGCGCCGTATTTACCAGCACAAGATGTACAATTGGCTTTGGACGTAATGAAGTATTGGACAAACTTCGCTAAAACGGG AGATCCAAACGTAATGGACGGCAGCTTGACATTCTGGCCAGTGTACGAGCCGGAAGACGCCACTTACATCCATCTGGCCGCCGGCAAGGCCGAGTACCAAACTGGGACGCACTTCCGGCGGGAACAGGTCAACTACTGGACCCACGTAGTACCAGCCATCCTTAAAATGTCGGAGAATAGTGGTGGCGGTGGATGGGATCCTTGTGTAGCCGGTGGGGAGGCAATTTGGCCaac